The following are encoded together in the Desulfococcus multivorans genome:
- the pruA gene encoding L-glutamate gamma-semialdehyde dehydrogenase gives MMSNGVYRIMKPCNEAVPGYLPGSDEKRGLKVRLAELKQSPMEIPLIIGGKEVRSGKTGKCIIPHNHAHVLATYHMAGEAETRMAVQAALDAGKAWAETPWDHRLAVFLRAAEMIRGPWRHTLNAATMLGQSKTVYEADADAACELMDFFRYNSYFFRQIIEEQPECLQGILNRMEYRPLEGFVFAVTPFNFTAIGGNLPGTPAMAGNTVVWKPASTAVYSNYHVMKLLQAAGLPDGVINFIPGPGSAVGPLVMSHSMLAGIHFTGSTAVFQGMWRTVAQNLAHYNGYPRIVGETGGKNFVFAHPSADIETLVPALIGGAFSYQGQKCSATSRVYIPKSIWPAVKTRLTAGIDGIKTGDVEDFTHYMGAVIDRNAFDNISGYIRFAREADDAEIIAGGECDDSIGFFITPTVIVTTDPKFKTMQEEIFGPVMTVFVYPDDDIEKALTLCATTSKYALTGALFARDRAAVVEMERRLCYSAGNLYINDKTTGAFVGLQPFGGARASGTNDKAGSRHNVMRWLSPRTIKENFSPATDYRYGLMQES, from the coding sequence ATGATGTCCAACGGTGTATACCGAATCATGAAACCCTGCAACGAGGCAGTGCCGGGTTATCTGCCGGGGAGCGACGAAAAGCGCGGCCTCAAGGTCAGGCTGGCCGAACTGAAGCAGTCTCCCATGGAGATTCCTCTGATCATCGGCGGAAAAGAGGTGAGGAGCGGAAAGACGGGGAAATGTATCATCCCGCACAATCACGCCCATGTCCTGGCCACCTATCACATGGCCGGTGAAGCCGAGACCCGAATGGCTGTCCAGGCCGCTCTTGACGCCGGAAAGGCGTGGGCCGAGACCCCATGGGATCACCGCCTGGCCGTGTTTCTCAGGGCTGCGGAAATGATCAGGGGGCCGTGGCGTCACACCCTTAACGCCGCGACGATGCTGGGCCAGAGCAAAACGGTCTACGAGGCCGACGCCGACGCGGCCTGCGAACTGATGGATTTTTTCCGGTACAACAGTTACTTTTTTCGACAGATCATAGAAGAGCAGCCCGAATGTCTTCAGGGCATTCTGAATCGAATGGAATACCGGCCTCTTGAGGGATTCGTCTTTGCCGTGACGCCTTTCAATTTCACGGCCATCGGCGGTAACCTGCCCGGCACGCCGGCCATGGCGGGTAACACCGTCGTGTGGAAACCGGCTTCCACCGCCGTTTATTCCAATTATCACGTGATGAAACTGTTGCAGGCGGCGGGACTGCCCGACGGCGTGATCAATTTCATTCCCGGCCCGGGAAGTGCCGTGGGACCCCTGGTCATGAGCCATTCAATGCTGGCCGGCATCCACTTTACCGGCTCCACCGCCGTATTCCAGGGGATGTGGCGCACCGTTGCTCAAAACCTGGCGCATTACAACGGTTATCCCCGCATCGTGGGCGAAACCGGGGGCAAGAATTTCGTTTTTGCGCACCCGTCCGCAGACATTGAAACCCTGGTCCCCGCTCTCATCGGAGGGGCCTTTTCCTATCAGGGACAGAAGTGTTCGGCCACCTCGAGGGTCTATATTCCCAAAAGCATCTGGCCTGCGGTGAAAACCCGGCTCACGGCCGGCATTGACGGCATCAAGACCGGGGACGTAGAGGACTTCACCCATTACATGGGTGCCGTGATCGATCGGAATGCCTTCGACAACATCAGCGGCTACATTCGATTCGCCCGTGAGGCGGACGACGCAGAGATTATCGCCGGCGGTGAGTGTGACGACAGCATCGGCTTTTTTATCACGCCCACGGTGATCGTCACCACCGATCCAAAATTCAAGACCATGCAGGAGGAAATCTTCGGTCCCGTGATGACCGTCTTTGTCTATCCGGACGATGATATCGAGAAAGCCCTTACGCTCTGTGCGACCACGTCGAAATATGCGCTGACCGGCGCCCTGTTCGCCCGGGACCGCGCCGCCGTTGTCGAGATGGAAAGGCGGCTCTGCTACAGTGCCGGCAATCTCTACATCAACGACAAGACCACCGGCGCCTTCGTGGGACTCCAGCCCTTCGGCGGTGCGCGGGCGTCCGGCACCAACGACAAGGCCGGCAGCCGGCACAACGTCATGCGCTGGCTCTCCCCGCGTACCATCAAGGAGAACTTCAGCCCGGCCACGGATTACCGCTATGGGTTGATGCAGGAAAGCTGA
- the selB gene encoding selenocysteine-specific translation elongation factor, with the protein MSTHITIGVAGHVDHGKTALVRCLTGVETDRMKAEKERGLSIESGVAPLILSGGARAALIDVPGHTDFLKHTIRGLCAVDLAVLVVAADDGVMPQTIEHLNILSSLGTAGGLVVISKNDLVDAETIELARMEVKELIQGSFLEGKPVVPFSARTEAGKDAVLAALEAEHSLARGKRAADPFRLWIDQVRQFPGLGTVVSGTVLGGELTKNDAVDLLPQGVRTRAKSLEIHGEQALLASAGERVGVNLHRVPFSEVRRGMLLARPDTLTSAAFLNVELRMLPPHTEPLVNRQIVKIYLGTAAVAAMIVTMETAVLGPGEHGLVQCRLSSPLPAMPGDRFVVSPMNRPMVIAAGRVLETSKVKFRACRAKPLLSYLHALQSGKVDKILPSLLNRHPYQPITTDAVAEQTGLPPEKICEEIDRGIASGDFISLGGPGLVGKAAFDRTRERILEIVAQALRKDALRGDLKIAEIRNKLPDGTSDGLIQHALAGLCREDRLITEAGGYLMPDVSGRLNPGQTMLVEKLLDVALTAGITPFTAHTAWRSCPHGTSKRDVEKLLHYLARQKRLVRLNNDRYLSLQSLEEIMDRVRAAISGKGHITANDCNEILGYGRTGALPVLEYLDEIGFTERRGNDRTLVSRNHEDAPLRHACRG; encoded by the coding sequence ATGAGCACTCATATCACCATCGGCGTGGCGGGCCACGTCGACCACGGCAAGACCGCCCTGGTCCGCTGCCTGACGGGCGTGGAGACCGACCGGATGAAAGCGGAGAAGGAGCGGGGCCTTTCCATAGAATCGGGAGTGGCGCCGCTGATCCTGTCTGGCGGCGCCCGAGCAGCCCTCATCGACGTGCCGGGCCATACCGACTTTCTCAAACACACGATTCGGGGACTTTGCGCCGTGGACCTTGCGGTGCTGGTGGTGGCTGCGGACGACGGCGTGATGCCCCAGACCATCGAGCATCTCAACATCCTGAGCAGCCTCGGTACCGCCGGCGGACTCGTGGTGATCAGCAAAAACGATCTGGTGGATGCCGAGACTATCGAACTGGCCCGGATGGAGGTCAAGGAACTGATCCAGGGGAGTTTTCTGGAGGGCAAGCCTGTCGTGCCGTTCTCCGCCCGAACGGAAGCGGGAAAAGATGCTGTCCTGGCGGCCCTGGAAGCCGAGCACAGCCTGGCCCGGGGCAAGCGTGCCGCAGATCCCTTCCGGCTCTGGATCGATCAGGTTCGCCAGTTTCCGGGCCTCGGAACGGTCGTGAGCGGCACGGTTCTCGGGGGAGAACTCACCAAGAACGACGCCGTCGATCTCCTACCCCAAGGCGTCAGGACCCGGGCCAAGTCTCTTGAAATTCACGGAGAGCAGGCACTCCTGGCATCCGCCGGAGAGCGGGTCGGGGTAAATCTCCATCGGGTGCCCTTTTCGGAGGTCCGCCGAGGAATGCTCCTGGCCAGGCCGGATACGCTCACCTCCGCCGCCTTCCTCAACGTCGAGTTGAGGATGCTCCCTCCGCATACCGAACCCCTCGTCAATCGACAGATCGTGAAGATCTATCTTGGCACCGCCGCTGTCGCAGCGATGATCGTGACGATGGAGACGGCAGTACTGGGACCGGGCGAGCATGGTCTGGTCCAATGCCGTCTGTCGTCGCCCCTTCCGGCCATGCCCGGAGATCGGTTTGTGGTTTCTCCCATGAACCGGCCGATGGTCATCGCCGCAGGGCGGGTGCTGGAGACTTCGAAGGTCAAGTTTCGCGCGTGCAGAGCAAAGCCTCTGCTTTCCTATCTTCATGCGCTGCAATCCGGAAAGGTTGATAAAATTCTACCCAGCCTTCTGAATCGGCATCCCTATCAACCGATCACCACCGATGCCGTAGCCGAACAGACCGGCCTGCCGCCGGAGAAGATCTGCGAGGAAATCGACCGGGGCATCGCTTCAGGCGATTTCATCTCCCTTGGAGGGCCGGGGCTCGTGGGAAAGGCGGCTTTTGACCGCACGCGGGAGAGAATTCTGGAGATCGTGGCTCAGGCCCTCCGGAAGGATGCCCTCAGGGGCGATCTCAAAATCGCCGAGATCCGAAACAAACTTCCAGACGGCACCAGCGACGGGCTGATTCAGCATGCCCTGGCCGGACTCTGCCGAGAAGACCGCCTGATTACCGAGGCCGGCGGCTACCTGATGCCTGACGTGAGCGGGCGCCTGAACCCGGGCCAAACAATGCTGGTGGAAAAACTCCTCGATGTTGCCTTAACGGCGGGAATCACCCCCTTTACCGCCCATACCGCCTGGCGCTCCTGTCCCCATGGGACATCGAAACGGGATGTCGAGAAGCTCCTGCATTATCTGGCCCGACAGAAACGGCTGGTTCGCCTCAACAACGACCGGTATCTCTCCCTCCAATCTCTGGAAGAGATCATGGACCGGGTCCGGGCCGCCATCTCAGGCAAGGGGCATATTACCGCCAACGACTGCAACGAAATCCTGGGCTATGGCCGCACGGGCGCCCTTCCCGTTCTGGAGTACCTGGACGAGATCGGTTTTACGGAACGTCGGGGAAACGATCGTACGCTGGTCTCCAGGAATCATGAAGATGCGCCTTTACGACACGCTTGCCGGGGATAA
- a CDS encoding ATP-binding cassette domain-containing protein codes for MDGRRTNPGKVPPVLCLHGICKSFDGVTALQSVSLDLRPGEVLGLVGDNGAGKSTLIKILSGVHKPDAGQMTVGGRPIDFRTYDVGHARRLGIETVHQERSLCEKQPLWRNVFLGRPMTDRLGFIQVEAQKRATLEILNTHVGLQSAGISPDARVRTLSGGERQGLVIGRAMHFDARIIVLDEPTTALSLNEVEKVLGFVRRIAHGGKTCIFISHNMSHIHQVAHRVLVMERGKIVGEHLRDGLSPESLGAELQRISISARRTGST; via the coding sequence ATGGATGGACGCCGCACCAATCCGGGGAAGGTCCCGCCCGTATTGTGCCTTCACGGGATCTGCAAATCCTTCGACGGCGTCACGGCACTCCAGTCCGTCAGTCTGGACCTTCGGCCGGGAGAGGTCCTTGGGCTTGTGGGGGACAACGGCGCGGGGAAATCAACCCTGATCAAGATTCTGTCCGGCGTCCACAAGCCCGACGCCGGACAGATGACGGTGGGCGGGCGGCCCATCGACTTCCGGACCTATGATGTCGGCCACGCCCGGCGGTTGGGCATCGAAACCGTCCACCAAGAGCGGTCTCTCTGCGAAAAACAGCCCCTGTGGCGCAACGTCTTTTTGGGCAGGCCCATGACGGACCGCCTGGGGTTCATCCAGGTCGAGGCTCAGAAGCGGGCGACGTTAGAGATCCTGAACACCCACGTCGGGCTCCAGAGCGCGGGCATCAGCCCCGATGCCCGGGTCCGAACCCTCTCCGGCGGGGAGCGCCAGGGGCTTGTTATCGGCCGGGCCATGCACTTCGACGCCAGAATCATCGTCCTGGACGAGCCCACCACCGCCCTTTCCCTCAACGAAGTGGAGAAGGTTCTGGGGTTCGTCCGCCGCATCGCTCACGGAGGGAAGACGTGCATCTTCATCTCCCACAACATGAGTCACATCCACCAAGTCGCCCATCGGGTGCTGGTGATGGAACGAGGAAAGATCGTCGGAGAACACCTCCGGGACGGGCTGAGTCCTGAATCCCTGGGTGCCGAACTCCAGCGCATCTCCATCAGCGCCCGCAGGACGGGTTCCACATGA
- a CDS encoding ABC transporter permease, which produces MKVLMQRFNIQIGISGVFAGLLAIFILLSPRTFLSPQIYISFASTIPFTALLALGLTFLIIAGEMDLSFPSVMAVSGLTFAELFLATGNAGLAFIAAVAVGSAAGLMNGMLVVRVGVPSIIATIGTQFFWRGFSTLMADGLARNLVPVRDTLLHHLFVGRLTGTIPAQSLWCLGIAGVLGLILNRHAFGESVLCIGDDIRTARVMGIRTGRVRILLFVFMGAVSALVSVMTCLEMANWWPTQGEGYLLLVFASIFIGGTSVFGGEGTVFGTLVGAAIIGIIEAGIISAGFSGFWTRLVHGAIIVASVSVYATIFRDRDTA; this is translated from the coding sequence ATGAAGGTCCTCATGCAGCGTTTCAACATCCAGATCGGCATTTCAGGGGTCTTTGCGGGTCTTCTGGCGATTTTTATCCTCCTGAGCCCGAGGACCTTCCTGTCACCGCAGATCTACATCTCCTTCGCATCCACCATCCCCTTCACCGCTCTCTTGGCTCTGGGCCTCACCTTCCTGATCATCGCTGGAGAAATGGACCTCTCTTTCCCTTCAGTGATGGCCGTCTCCGGTTTAACCTTCGCGGAGCTTTTTCTCGCCACGGGAAACGCGGGGCTGGCATTCATCGCCGCGGTCGCCGTCGGATCCGCGGCTGGTCTGATGAACGGCATGCTCGTGGTCAGGGTGGGAGTCCCCTCCATCATCGCCACCATCGGCACTCAGTTTTTCTGGAGGGGGTTCTCGACGCTCATGGCCGATGGCCTGGCCAGAAACCTCGTCCCGGTCCGGGACACCCTGCTTCACCACCTGTTTGTCGGCCGCCTGACCGGGACCATTCCGGCCCAGTCCCTCTGGTGCCTGGGAATTGCGGGCGTCCTGGGCTTGATCCTGAACCGCCACGCCTTCGGAGAGAGCGTCCTCTGTATCGGGGACGACATCCGCACGGCGCGCGTCATGGGAATCCGCACCGGCAGGGTCCGCATCCTGCTCTTTGTGTTCATGGGGGCCGTCAGCGCCCTGGTCTCCGTCATGACCTGCCTGGAAATGGCCAACTGGTGGCCCACCCAGGGGGAAGGCTACCTGCTTCTGGTGTTCGCCTCGATCTTCATCGGCGGCACCTCGGTATTCGGCGGGGAGGGGACGGTCTTCGGTACCCTCGTGGGGGCCGCCATCATCGGCATCATCGAAGCCGGCATCATCAGCGCAGGATTCTCCGGGTTCTGGACCCGCCTGGTTCACGGCGCCATCATCGTCGCGTCCGTGTCGGTTTACGCCACGATCTTCAGAGATCGGGACACGGCATGA
- a CDS encoding XdhC family aldehyde oxidoreductase maturation factor, producing the protein MIQDIHRLLNSGESFVLATIIGRTGSTPRTAGARMIIRRDGGILGTIGGGPVEGAVMAAAPDVLSSGRFEILSFDLDRSGAAGEMDMICGGCLDILLERLSPTPEINRLFHVLDEARRQGRRYLLAAGIPDVNDAGKILRAAIFMDGDIVANDGFPRAVLPALLEKTRKARAPVMVVHHERRYLTEPALMPHTAYLFGAGHVSQAVSRLTRMVGFRTVVLDDRAEFANSERFPLADDVRVIESFHLAFSDLPVDPDSYLVILTRGHHHDRTVLQQALGTDAGYIGMIGSRRKRDAIYAALRDAGHTDADFARVHCPIGVGIQAETPEEIAVSIVAELIAARAARK; encoded by the coding sequence ATGATACAAGATATTCACCGCCTGCTGAATTCGGGCGAATCTTTTGTTTTGGCAACCATTATCGGTCGGACCGGTTCTACGCCCCGAACCGCCGGCGCCCGAATGATCATCCGGAGGGATGGCGGCATCCTCGGTACCATCGGCGGCGGCCCTGTAGAGGGCGCTGTGATGGCGGCGGCCCCCGATGTCCTTTCATCCGGCCGGTTCGAGATCCTTTCCTTCGATCTGGACCGTTCGGGCGCCGCGGGCGAGATGGACATGATCTGCGGCGGCTGTCTGGACATCCTCCTTGAACGGCTTTCGCCGACACCGGAGATCAACCGTCTGTTTCACGTGTTGGACGAGGCCCGACGTCAGGGCCGCAGGTACCTCCTGGCAGCCGGTATTCCGGATGTGAACGATGCCGGGAAAATCCTGCGGGCCGCGATCTTCATGGACGGCGACATTGTTGCGAACGACGGCTTTCCCCGCGCCGTTTTGCCGGCGCTCCTGGAAAAAACCCGAAAGGCGCGGGCACCGGTGATGGTCGTCCACCATGAACGGCGGTATCTCACCGAGCCGGCACTTATGCCGCACACCGCCTATCTTTTCGGTGCGGGCCACGTCTCCCAGGCGGTCTCCCGACTGACCCGCATGGTGGGTTTCCGCACCGTGGTGCTTGACGACCGGGCTGAATTCGCGAACAGCGAACGCTTCCCTCTGGCCGACGATGTCCGGGTGATCGAAAGCTTTCACCTTGCGTTTTCAGACCTCCCCGTCGACCCGGACAGCTACTTGGTGATTCTCACCCGGGGCCATCACCATGACCGGACCGTGCTGCAGCAGGCCCTCGGCACGGACGCCGGGTACATCGGCATGATCGGCAGCCGGAGAAAACGCGACGCCATCTATGCAGCCCTCCGGGACGCGGGGCACACCGACGCGGATTTCGCGCGGGTTCACTGCCCCATCGGTGTCGGCATACAGGCCGAGACGCCCGAAGAGATCGCCGTCAGCATCGTGGCGGAGTTGATCGCGGCCCGGGCAGCCCGGAAATGA
- a CDS encoding substrate-binding domain-containing protein produces MKKCTAAILSAVTLCLILAAGQPSAAEKLPPLGRNVTIWFDTGGPVGGPYNTIVQNGALQAASDLGCDLKLLYSDWNPEKMIDNFKTALAARPDGIVIMGHPGDGAYAPFIQEAFDAGILVTCVDTNLPQALEKYKSRGFGSIGTDPDVMGTTLAKEALSQSGLKKGDRALIWGLKQLEERGRRARAMIRTLEEAGVVVDYIEISPEVDKDTSMGTPIITGYIGAHADCRMILIDHGALTSQMENFLRAAGKGPDAIFVGGFSLSPATASAIENGYVDIVSEMQPYLLGYLSVAQIVLTQKYGFTGLELDTGGGLVHKGNIGLVAPLAKQGIR; encoded by the coding sequence ATGAAAAAATGCACTGCCGCAATTCTGTCGGCTGTGACTCTGTGCCTGATTCTGGCCGCCGGCCAACCGTCCGCCGCCGAAAAACTGCCTCCCCTGGGCAGGAACGTCACCATCTGGTTCGATACCGGCGGCCCGGTGGGCGGGCCGTACAACACCATCGTCCAGAACGGCGCCCTCCAAGCCGCCTCGGATCTGGGGTGCGACCTCAAGCTGCTTTACTCCGACTGGAACCCGGAAAAGATGATCGACAATTTCAAGACCGCTCTGGCCGCCAGGCCGGACGGGATTGTCATCATGGGCCATCCGGGGGACGGGGCCTATGCGCCCTTCATCCAGGAGGCCTTCGACGCGGGCATTCTGGTTACCTGCGTGGACACGAACCTTCCCCAAGCCCTGGAAAAATACAAATCACGGGGATTCGGATCCATCGGCACCGACCCGGATGTCATGGGCACCACGCTTGCCAAAGAGGCCCTGTCCCAGTCCGGTCTCAAGAAGGGGGACCGGGCCCTCATCTGGGGGCTGAAACAGCTTGAGGAGCGCGGACGAAGGGCCCGCGCCATGATCCGGACCCTGGAGGAGGCCGGAGTCGTCGTGGATTATATCGAGATCAGCCCCGAGGTGGACAAGGATACGTCCATGGGGACCCCCATCATCACGGGGTACATCGGCGCGCATGCCGACTGCAGGATGATCCTGATCGATCACGGCGCCCTCACCTCCCAGATGGAGAATTTCCTCAGGGCGGCCGGCAAGGGGCCGGACGCGATCTTCGTTGGCGGCTTCTCCCTTTCGCCGGCCACCGCGTCGGCCATCGAAAACGGGTATGTGGACATCGTCTCGGAGATGCAACCCTATCTTCTCGGCTATCTTTCGGTGGCCCAGATCGTGCTGACCCAAAAATACGGTTTTACCGGCCTTGAACTCGACACCGGGGGCGGGCTGGTTCACAAGGGCAACATCGGCCTTGTGGCCCCCCTGGCCAAACAGGGTATCCGCTGA
- a CDS encoding DVU_1551 family NTP transferase — protein sequence MTAPGPAAVILAAGKSTRMGRDKPLLPLADRTVVERVIGLFQTAGIADIRVVVGHHRERLVPVVRKAGAWAVFNPDFQDGMFTSVLAGLATLDPVCPGVMVLPVDVPLIRPSTILRLVDTWQSTTQNGGVQGDAGRTILHPTFQGRRGHPPLIGGRHIADILKWHGNGGLRTYLAMWPAAREIPVADRFILMDMDTPEDYEGIARNCLGYDVPSAEECRALMVDVLAVAPPVWAHCRAVADVAVTLGHALNQAEGAGPAGGLLSLDLIRAAALVHDLAREQPDHAHAGAACLRAMGFPAVADIVAVHMALPPGREDTPGEAEVVFLADKLVAEDIRVTLEERFQRRMARFADRPASSASAARRFGQASAVREAIEKRTGLPVESILGERRFRRSHSDYLCLF from the coding sequence ATGACCGCTCCCGGGCCGGCCGCCGTCATTCTGGCCGCGGGGAAGTCGACACGCATGGGACGGGACAAACCCCTGCTCCCCCTGGCGGACCGCACCGTCGTCGAACGGGTCATCGGCCTGTTCCAGACGGCCGGGATCGCCGACATCCGAGTCGTCGTCGGCCATCATCGGGAGCGTCTCGTCCCGGTCGTTCGAAAGGCGGGCGCCTGGGCGGTGTTCAATCCCGATTTTCAAGACGGCATGTTCACATCCGTTCTCGCGGGGCTCGCCACCCTCGATCCCGTCTGTCCGGGTGTTATGGTGCTCCCGGTGGACGTGCCTTTGATCCGGCCCTCCACGATCCTCAGGCTCGTGGACACCTGGCAATCCACGACCCAAAACGGCGGAGTGCAGGGAGACGCCGGGCGGACGATCCTTCATCCGACCTTTCAGGGACGGCGAGGCCATCCCCCCCTCATCGGCGGTCGCCACATCGCCGACATCCTGAAATGGCACGGCAACGGCGGCCTTCGGACATATCTGGCGATGTGGCCGGCGGCCCGGGAGATTCCCGTAGCCGACCGATTCATCCTGATGGACATGGATACCCCCGAAGATTATGAGGGCATTGCGCGGAACTGCCTTGGGTACGATGTTCCCTCGGCCGAGGAGTGCCGGGCCCTCATGGTGGATGTTCTGGCGGTGGCGCCCCCGGTCTGGGCCCACTGCCGGGCCGTGGCTGATGTGGCCGTGACCCTTGGGCATGCCCTGAACCAGGCGGAAGGAGCCGGCCCTGCCGGTGGTCTGCTGTCGCTGGATTTGATTCGTGCTGCCGCTCTGGTTCACGATCTGGCCCGGGAACAGCCGGACCATGCCCATGCAGGTGCGGCATGTCTCCGCGCCATGGGGTTTCCCGCCGTGGCCGACATCGTGGCCGTTCACATGGCGCTTCCTCCGGGACGGGAGGATACGCCGGGGGAAGCGGAGGTGGTTTTCCTCGCGGACAAACTGGTGGCCGAAGACATCCGGGTGACGCTGGAGGAGCGGTTTCAGCGTCGGATGGCCCGGTTTGCTGATCGACCGGCGTCATCGGCGAGTGCAGCCCGAAGATTTGGTCAGGCGTCGGCAGTCCGGGAAGCGATTGAAAAGCGGACGGGGCTGCCCGTCGAGTCCATTCTGGGGGAGAGGCGTTTTAGGCGCTCCCACTCTGACTATTTATGCCTGTTTTGA
- a CDS encoding KamA family radical SAM protein yields MRRIRAVGRVLPFRVNNYVVNELIDWDNVPEDPIFQLTFPQPNMLSEGNLSRLLDMDHAGKSIAAVDREVSRIQREMNPHPARQMELNVPVMDGRRLEGLQHKYKETVLVFPRQGQTCHAFCTYCFRWAQFCGIEKLHFACNDPLVLPRYLKAHPEVTDVLFTGGDPMVMRAKVLRPYIDALRGLGTDHPLTIRFGTKALAYWPYRFLTDRDAGELMELFEDIAALGHQPAIMAHFSHDRELETPAVEQAMRRLQSAGAVIRCQGPLVRHVNDDAGTWARMWRRQVRLGAIPYYMFVARNTGPKAYFRVPLAQTYRIFSEAYGQVSGLCRTVRGPSMSATPGKIAVQGIAELLSEKVFVLKFIQGRDPSWVNRVFFARYAPDAAWFDELEPALGDKKFFFESGLDRITAEKAMDLVPPPRALSGMNDRIGSGTLLRWVH; encoded by the coding sequence ATGCGCAGGATCAGGGCCGTTGGCCGGGTTCTGCCCTTTCGTGTCAATAATTATGTGGTGAACGAACTTATCGATTGGGACAACGTTCCCGAGGATCCTATATTTCAGCTGACCTTCCCGCAACCGAATATGCTGTCGGAGGGGAATCTCTCCAGGCTGCTGGACATGGACCACGCCGGGAAGAGCATCGCCGCGGTTGACCGCGAGGTGAGCAGGATTCAGAGAGAGATGAATCCCCACCCGGCCAGGCAGATGGAGCTCAATGTGCCGGTGATGGATGGCCGCCGTCTGGAAGGGCTTCAGCATAAATACAAGGAGACGGTCCTCGTATTTCCCCGCCAGGGGCAGACTTGTCACGCCTTCTGCACATACTGCTTCCGCTGGGCGCAGTTCTGCGGGATCGAAAAACTGCACTTTGCCTGCAACGATCCGCTGGTCCTGCCGCGTTACCTGAAGGCCCATCCGGAGGTGACGGATGTCCTCTTTACCGGCGGGGATCCCATGGTAATGCGGGCCAAAGTGCTGCGCCCGTATATCGACGCGTTGCGTGGCCTCGGGACGGACCACCCCCTGACGATCCGTTTCGGCACCAAGGCGCTGGCCTACTGGCCTTACCGCTTTTTGACCGACCGGGACGCCGGCGAGCTGATGGAACTGTTCGAAGACATCGCGGCTCTTGGGCACCAGCCGGCCATCATGGCCCATTTCAGCCACGACCGTGAACTCGAAACCCCGGCCGTGGAGCAGGCCATGAGACGTCTCCAGTCCGCCGGGGCCGTCATCCGCTGTCAGGGGCCTTTGGTCCGCCACGTCAACGATGACGCCGGGACGTGGGCGCGCATGTGGCGCCGCCAGGTCCGGCTGGGGGCCATACCCTACTACATGTTTGTCGCACGGAATACCGGCCCAAAGGCCTATTTCAGGGTCCCCCTGGCGCAAACATACCGGATCTTCAGCGAAGCCTACGGGCAGGTTTCCGGCCTGTGCCGCACGGTCCGCGGTCCGTCCATGTCGGCCACGCCGGGGAAGATCGCCGTCCAGGGGATCGCCGAACTCCTCTCGGAGAAGGTGTTTGTGCTTAAATTCATCCAGGGCCGCGACCCGTCTTGGGTCAACCGCGTCTTTTTCGCGCGATACGCCCCCGATGCCGCGTGGTTCGACGAACTCGAGCCGGCGTTGGGAGATAAAAAATTCTTTTTCGAATCCGGTCTGGATCGCATCACCGCGGAGAAGGCGATGGATCTCGTGCCGCCGCCCAGGGCGCTTTCCGGGATGAATGACAGAATCGGTTCCGGGACGCTGCTGCGGTGGGTCCATTAA